The Lolium rigidum isolate FL_2022 chromosome 1, APGP_CSIRO_Lrig_0.1, whole genome shotgun sequence region gccggcccgctatgctggacgccacagaccaccgcgaggtctttcccttcgccaccacactcccctagcacccatctatacacgccagaaaggagagacactagttatctctatattgctcgcgttcgtgtccgacaccgtcagtcaaagtgttgaggtcgtcgtcgatgtcctcaaccatttcttctcttctttgcatggttaaatgcgtctagttcatatctatctaatgcgtctggtctcgcctcatgcagttctttgtggacgtcgatctcatctcggcaccccgcaggccacctcctcagtgccatcgctgtagagctccgtttaaaaatctaatcctacccgtgtattaccccttgtatcagcatcatggctccacttgtcattcgatatactgaAGCCCCACTCGTCTGCGTTTTGGTCAGGTATAcgacgatgcttacggtcaaacaaagatggatggtctgacgtgtctttgcggactCTACGTGGCCTCACTAGTCAGCAGATAACGGCCAAAGTTGTTGACCCGTCGGgtaaccggccgttccagcacttatgAGAGTTTCAGACAAGAACTTgggcaaaactgaggaaaaactaagcggctggggaaaactgagcacaactaagaacccgagagcatgaaaatagaaatccctttgaaGTTTTGAACTGCTATATGAATTGAGCACCTAAACACTACCCAGCCAAATTTGTTGTTTTTCATTTCTCGACTTGTGAGTTGAATTTGTAGTTAGAATTTGGACGACGCTGACAATCCTCCGGAGGCACGGAGCGATTCCAGCCTCCGGCTTGCCCAGCTGCCACGTGTCTATTTTCACCTCAAAACCTGATATTGCTTCGTCGCAGCACAAAAAGCCTCACTTTTGCTTCACTGAAGCACAAAACGGTTccaataaaaaagaaagaaaatgaccTGTTGGACATAGGGATCGCCGGAGACCCGCCGGAGACTAGCCGGAGCAAAAACTTTGTGCTATTGAAACTAAACcgatctcgccggagacctcgccggagtgtTTGAAGCAACAATTTTGtactaaagtagcaaaacaaCAGAACATTTGCAgcacaaaaattatactattgtAGCATCGTACACTACTCGCTGGAGACCTCGCCGAAGATACAAAATTGTCTTGCTGCTATGAAGCCCAAATTTCATAGTAATGAAGCTAAAAAAATTTAGTGATGCAGCCCAAAAATGTTGCTCCGCgcaagggcggcgcggccccacgcgGAACAGGGTGCCGAGGTTGAGGTCGGTCGGCGGCCGTCGGGCAAGCAGGAAGATGACCCGAAAGAGATAAGGTGGGAAATGATCGCTGGCTCACGCACGTGGAGGGATGTGTGGCTCACAGGGGGAGGCAGCTCCGGATAGAAACGAGTCAGTTGGTGGGTCCCCATCGCTGCGGACCGTGCGATGGATCGGAGCGTACGACGCTCGACCCGGAGGCAGCGTGCGACGCAGCCTCCGGAGGAACCAAGCATTTTCCTTAGAATTTTGTGACATGATAGATACATCCTATGTCTATGTGCATAATTATTTTCAGATCTTTTTAAAAAAACGTGTAGCATGTGTTGTGGAGGTTTGGGTGCGTCGGATGCGCAAGGACTCCGGTGCACCGGATATTCTCCGTATCATTTGATCCGGTACGTTCATAGTCCGACGAGAAATGCCCAGGATACACGGCCGGCCACTGAGCCAAAGCCCATATCCAGAACTTGGGTCGGGCCACCCACGAACCCACAGATCCATCCAGCTCCACGCCCTAACCCTACCCGCATTCCCCTCTCCGCCGCTTCCGTCGGGTCGCCGGCGTCGATCTCCCGCTCCCTGATTCCCCCCCCTGATTCCGAGTTCCTCACTTTGCCCGCGCTCCCATTTCCGGCGAATTTTGAGCTTCCGGTGAGCAGTATGCAACGCGATCCCCCGTGCCTTATTTTTCGGCTCCAAATTCCGTtcgctgtcggctcctgtttgcTGCTACGGACGTGTGCTAGTTTTTCTTCATATACTCTTCTTCCGTGTTTTCTTGCTTGTAGTGAGTGAGTTAACCAGCTGATGGTTTCAGGGGAAACTGTAACATATTCTACTAGTGCTGAACGTTAGCTAGCTCGAATAAAAAGGTCCATGCTGCCATTTTACTGCTGACGTTTGCGCCTACCATTTCTCCATACGAAATCGTGCTTATAAAACTTTGTGCTGTTTTTGTGGTATAGGTTAAGAGTCATACCTGTATTTAGGTGAGAGGTTGCTTACTGTGCTTTCATTCCGTATGTATTTATCCACTCCGCGGTTTAATCACGTGCTATGCTGAAAATTGATCGTGCTGTATCAGCTACAGCTATGGAACATGATGAGCATGACAGCGACGATGATGTGCCACCCGGGCTGGATTCTGATGGAGATGCATCCAGGTTCAAGAAGAAGAGGTCCAAGGTGTGGGAAGAGTACACGCCTATATACATAAATGGGGTGATCCAGAGCGCAGAATGCCGCTACTGCCGTACGCTCATGAGTTGCAAGGGTGCTGAGGGACGCTCCAACGGAACGAGCCATTTGTGGCGACACCATAAGAACTGTCGAGCAAAAGGAGGAGTTGATCCGAGCGAGCTACAAGATACAGACTTTCCATATGGTATGTTCATTTTGTTTCTTTCGTGCGTTGTACTTTCGGTACTTGAGTAACTGATTTTCCTATGTGTCTGTGCACTTCCAGTCATCTGAAGGTTTAATAGGTTGTATTTGTTTCGCTGTTCTAGGATCTGTTTGCATTCCGGTGGGCGGAACAACTTCGCACACTTTTCTGTTCGTTAAGTTTTATGCTGTTTTAGGTTCCATTTACATTGTTATGATGATCCCATTGGGTCGAGCCGCTTTTACATACGTTGCCGTTTGGTTACAAGCTTTTGTTGAAGTCGATGCaggcatagtttaaaatagcatcCAGCCAACAAGAATGTAACAAGAAAAGAGAGCTGTCCATCTGCTTTTACATAGGCAACTATCCATGCCCTGTGGCAGTTAGTAAACCTTAATCATATTTTCTACATTTACTTTATTGCAGACTGACCCTTATCAATTTTTCGCTCTTTTATAAAGATTTGGATGCTTATTAACTTAAGAAGTCTGCCATGTTTTAAGCATTCAAGCTTCCAAGCAATTAGAGAGTATTAATTAAGTGACATGTTGCCccgcaaaaataaataaattaagtGACATGTTAGCAATATCTCAGTTTCAACAACTAAGGGCACTCCTTTCAGGCAATATGGTCAGAATGGCCTACTGGTGTTGGTATGGTCCTCTTCCTCTTGAAGGCTAATCTTAGCTTGTCACGGAGTCACAGCTACATTCTTTGTAAGGCATTTGTTGATGAGAAAAAAAACACATGGTGGTTCCATTCGAATTGCCTCACACATTGTTGATACACTTTATAACTGCTTACAAGTCAAGTTACCATTTTGTTTTGCAAGCTATAATTATATTACAGATAAGATTCATTTCATGACAACTCTTAAGCATGAGGAGTAGTTTTAATACAACCTCCGTTcggaaataagtgactcaactttgtctagatacggatgtattacatccgtatctagacaaagttgagtcacttatttccgaacggagggagtattaatggCTGCAATTAAATTCTGTTTTTTTGTTTGTGCCCTCGTCAAGATTAGGTTGCTTTAGTGGAATTTTTTACTAGTTTTTTCTTGTCTCGGTTAGAATGGGAATGTTTGGACTATTATCATCAGGTGTGGGTCACATGTTATACTTTACAAGAGATATTGTTGTTTGACGGTTTGGTGTAAATTCAGGGTGGCAGCAGCTGTCTGCATGATACCCTGcatcttttattattattagagTATTCTAACTAAACTATGTGTACTTTATGTACAGTAGGTGTGAATGACATTGATCCGGTGAACATGGTTCTTCCACAGTCACTTGATGACATAAACTTGGTAAATATTAGTGAGAACAGCAGATACAGATCAAAGGTATGGATGGACTTCACGCCTGTCTATGTTGAGGGGAGAATCCAGGGTGCTGACTGTGTCCATTGCCACAAGAGATTTAGTGCAGAAGGTAGAAGTCATTTGAACCGACACACCCAGTCTTGCTCAGCACGGGTTGGAACTAGTGCAAATCATCAGGACAGTTGGTTCTTTTCATCCAGTGTACAATCTAGGGTGAAGGATGAACTTTCACCTGCCTTGACAAATGGTAAGGTTCAAATTGCGGAATATGCTAGCCGGCTCCTCAAGGGTAATACTTCTGGTCATAGAAACCATCAGAATCAGCACATTCTAGCTTTACCAGCAGACAGCATGACCCCAACAGAACCAAGTAACTTGTCTGCTCACACCAGGAAATTGGATCAAGAAGCATCTTACCAAGATCTAACTAGGATGATAGTAATGCATGGTTATCCCCTGTCAATTGTGGAGCATGAAGAAATGAAAAGATTTGCGAAGGGCCTCAATCCTATGTTTAACATGGCTTCAAGCCTAGATATGGAAGAATATTCAACCCTTCTGTTTCAGAAAGAAAAGTCTGACCTTAAGGAGAAAATTGCACTTTCGTCACAGCGAGTTTCGTTATCAGCAAGTGTGTGGTTTCCTCACGGAGCTGAGCCCACCATAAAGTACCTATGTTTGACAGCGCATTTTATTGATGCTGACTGGAAGCTTCAAAggagaataatcaagttcggtgTATTTTGGTCCGCACCTTCTAATTTGGAAAGGATTATACACCATAAGgaagcatgtgtgctagagtgtGAGATTGGGGCATGTAATGTCATATGGGAGGCTATAAGAGATTGGAATCTTGACAGGAAGCTTTTCTGCTTCGCATCTGTCAGCGAAATAAGAAACGACGAAAGTATCTCGAAGCTGAAGGACATGCTCATGCAGAGGAACTCTCTTCCTATTAGAGGTCAGCTGTACAATATTGCTTGTGTTGATGATGTGCTTAACAGCGTTATTTTACAAGGGCAACAAATGCTTTACCTTGTTGGTGATCTGCTTGAGAGATTTATCCAAGCATGCGTATCTTCATCGCTGACTCGGCAGCAACTTCTAGAAGTTGTTACTCATGTTGGTTTGAAGTGCCCCCATGAAGATTCAAAATGGTGGCACAAAATTTACTTTAGACTCGAGGTACTTCTGCATTACAAGAAGTCATTTCCTTCTGAAGAATTGGTGTCCCTGGATGAAATGAAAATTGTTGAGCCTATCTGCAAGATTTTGAGGGTTTTTTATCGAGTCATTGAAGTAATTTCTGGCTCTGTTTGCCTGACAGCAAATATGTACTTCCATGAAGTATGGAAAGTGAGGACTATTTTGCAAGAAGAAGCATCTACTGAACACACTGACGTTGCTAGCATGGTTAGAGAGATGCAGGAGGCATTCAATGAATATTGGCAAAACTCTTACTTGTGGTTGTCTGTGCCTGTTGTTCTTGATCCAAGATTCAAAATTACTTTTATTGAGTTCCGTCTTAAACGAGCTTTTGGTGCTGATGCAGCTAAGTATGTAAATGATGTAACTGAAATAACAAGGGAATTGTTTCATGAATATTGTACCTCTATGGATCAGTCGAATATTCAGACCTCAAATTGTCAAGCTCACGATGTCGAAATGTATGGATTTGACAGTGATTCATTGGAAGATTGGGATCAGCATCTTACTGCACAGACAAGGAGTCAACTATTGTCAGAGCTTGACAACTACCTTGAAGATGGCCTTGTTCCACGGAAGGATGATTTTGATATTCTAAACTGGTGGATGAGTCATTCATCAAAGTATCCAACCCTCTCAATTATGGCGCAGGATGTATTAGCAATGCCATGTTCTGCTGTTCATTGTGATGCAGCATTCAGCAGTCGGGGGCCGGTGATTCATAAGCAATGGAGCACATTAAACATCAAGACAATTGAAGCACTTGTGTGTACCCGGGATTGGATTAAATAGGTTGGTAAGTTCTACACTTCGGCTTTTCTGTTTATTTGTTTGCTATCTTCTTCGAGTCCCTATGAAAAGAAGCACgtgtttatcttttttttttctcgagaaaacgcaaaggatctTTGCgtctcatttcattgaaaagatgagTTTTTTACAATCCTCCTAGGAGGTGTTTGTCTTCTTGAACCAGAGCTTAATTTTGCATCTTATCTAATATAGGAGAACCTTCATAGACACCTTAAAAGCTTGAGTTAGGATGTTACACCTGCATGTTATCTTCTGTTGTATGTATGAAACTAGGAAATTTTCccatgcgttgcaccgggagaataTAATATTCTACGGCATAGCCTGAGAAGCATGGCTCAAGGACACCGCCATCAAATCAATCTCCCCTGTTTTAACACGGCGGCTTATCTGTGTAGACGCTTATCATCCTTCCCACCCTCATTAACGGTGGTCGTAGTGTCCACCTGATCGCACAGAAGATACTtaattttaccttttctttaatctaCTATTGATACTCTGTAGATGCTAATTATGAAAAATCCCTCACGTAAGTAAATAATCACAGCGATTCTTAAATTCTCAAAATGTCACCCCGTAGAGCAAAAGACTTGTCTAGATTTGGAGACCGTTTTCAGAAAAAAACTTCAAAATTGACACTACGCCTGATATTGAGCTATTACATTTTATTACCAAGTTCATACACACCTGAGTCTCATGTGAGCTTGTGCTCTAAGTGCATGGTGAAGCCATGTTAGGAAGAGGTTCACACTGTGATTAGCAAAGACAAGCCCAGCTGAACAGCATCGTTCACGGCTAGAGATTTGTAGCCATTCTATTATTCAGTGAAACATGGTTCAGCATTCTGAAGACCTGGGAAGGCGCGGGAGTAGTGATTGTCATCCTCGTAACTACCCACAGGTCGAGTCTGCCGCTGAATTTATTTTCAGATTAGCATTACATGATGAAGCACCAAACCAAATTGATGGGGTGAATTCCTGAACTGATCTAGTGTCCCTACAATCAATCAATCAATAAACCAAGTGTATGGCTACCGAATGCTATTTTCATTATATAGGACAAGACCAATTAGCACAAAGATGTAGACAGAGAAGTGCAGAAAGTTGAATCTGCACATCACCTTCTCACTTCTCAGGGCCTTTTAGAATTTGCTTTTGTTCCTAGACAAATTCTGAACCAATAAATCATTCTGGTTGTGAGAAAAAACATATTATCGAACCGTGGAGAATCAGAATGGATGCTCGCTGCCGCTGTCCAGAGAGTCACGACGGTCTTGGCCATGAAGTCATGAGCTCCGCCGGGGTGGATTTAGAGAAATTACCTGACAAAGAAAATACGGATAGTCGCTGAAGAAAGCGTTGGTTAGTCGCTGCTTGCTTGCGCCATCCTGGAGCGCGCCACCGTGGTAGTCCGTCGTTGCCGCTCGCTGTAGAACGCATGGCAGCGGCTAGACTCAGGGGCTGGTTTACTGCAGCAGAAGCTAGGGAGCCGGAAGAAGAGGCGGGGGCAGCGTGGCGGCCAGTGAAGGACGATGAGATTCCACCCCCGCAGATTGGGGTCTCATTCGTGGTCCGTTGGCGCTTTTTATTCCGATGAAAAGTTATTTTCACTTACCTGTGGCATTGGTGGGTAAATTTTTAGAACTTTAGGGGCAATAAAAAATGGATGAACAAGAAGCTcttttccctttattattaggtatagatagcatGTTATTTATATTGATTGAGTAACTCTTAGTGGAACATGTTTCAGGCGTGGCTAGATTGCAAAACTAAGTAGTCAACTACAATCGCTCAGCTGCATAGACAATGCTGCTTAGTTCATGTTTGCTAACTCTCTCTGTTGGTAATGATCACTATTGTTCTTGCAGGCTACATGTTATGCCACAGCACACTTTTTATTGGATGAAGGCTACAATTCGTACATACCCGTCACTCACTGCTGTTCTAACATAGGATGCTATTGACTAATTGGCTAAGCTGACTTACCTATTATTGTtccacacatgttctcgcagcaaCCCTGCTATGTCTCAGATATTTCTGCATATTCTTCACCCCAGATTTTTGGTTTCTGGGTGTTATTCTTCAGGTGTACATGCTATGTTGTTTTCTGTGTTTAGACTTTAAGGATCTTGcccagctgtgtgtgtgtgtgtgtaccgtGCCAATGGTTTGGCACTGCTTTGACCTGGCGAGGAGGAACACTCGCGTGAACTGTATATGAGTCCATCCGCTGTTCGATTTACTAGTTACCAATACTAGTATGTTCTATGGATGTTGTCACTGTATTAGATAACCATGTTGATGGGTAAAACACAGCATCATGAGATTCAATTGAATGCATTGGAATCTCGGACAGTGTTGTGCGTGTTACTTGTTTTTCATTCGTATTCACATATAACTACCAGCCATAATTGAAGCTTGAAGCTTATAACACACAAATAAAACTGCTCATATCAGATCGTCGACCAAGAAGAACGGATCATGTGTAAGAGGCAAACACTGGAATGATCTGATTTAAGCAACCAAAGTTCTAGGATACCATACTTAATATTTGCTGAGTTCTCACTGCATCAGCACAAGATAGTGCGGACAAACTACAGAATTTATTAGAAGACCTAAAGCTCAGAAGGAGACTTAGAGACCACCACGGAGACGGAGGACGAGGTGTAGAGTGGACTCCTTCTGAATGTTGTAATCAGCTAAAGTACGGCCATCCTCGAGCTGCTTTCCTGCAAAGATGAGGCGCTGCTGGTCCGGGGGAATGCCCTCCTTGTCTTGAATCTTGGCCTTGACATTGTCAATTGTGTCGGATGACTCCACCTCAAGGGTGATAGTCTTGCCCGTGAGGGTCTTCACGAAAATCTGCATCTGGAGACAGGAACAATAATGTAGAATTGATGAGAAGATGGTACATGAATCATTTAACTCAATATAGTCATATTCTAGCAAGTATGTAAGATGCATAAACGGCAACAGAAAAATCGCCCAGACTACTACAAACAACCATCCAAATTCTGCCCTTCCTTGAACCCCTTGCATATCCAAAATAAGAGAAAAGTTAACTGTATAAAATAAACAATGAGTTGACGAGGACACCTAGGTTGGTAAAAGTAAAAAAGTGGATCATCATGTACGTGCAACTAGTAATGATAGAGAGCAATATAGTCATGTTGATCAGCTTCAAATAGCGGTGTGAACCATAATCCCAACGAGCACAACTTGCCCCTGATTAGCAAATTAGAGAGCGAGATCACAATGAAATCAAGGGAGCCAAGGACCAAAGGAGCAACAGCAATCCAACAAATCCGCTAAAATAACTCTACAGCGGACGGAACACATCTAAAGAACAACCGGTGATCGAACAAACAATAGATGATCGCCGAACTGATATTTTGGTTTGGGTCACGGAAAACAACTAAACAAGTCCCGCCTCCGCCAAGATTAGATTGGGGCCTCTGATTCTGAACAACATATGGTACGACTAAAACGAAATATCAGAGGAGGAGAATTAGTTATACCTTGCGACGGCGTATAGGTATTAGGGTTCCGGTCTATCCTTTGGCGAAATTTGTAAGGAGCGGAGGAGTCTCGATGgggagctctatttataggctccgTTTGACGGTAACTCCGTCCTCGTAGGTCGGTGCCGATCGACGGGTCGGATCAACTCCGATATATGCGTCGCGtaacgttagagcatctccagtcgcgtccccaaaccgtcccctaaagcgatttggggcgcgcccgacaaaaaaagcgttccagccgcgtcccccaaagccctttttcgtccggcgcgcccccattcggtgtccggcgccccgagcccgtccccgtcccacaggggacgcaccggggacgccggacacaacgaaagcgaggcggggagtggcggggccgacccgtcagcggcacaattaatttaaacctaaccgtcgcctacctcgcgacggaagttattggcgagcagcgacggtgcagttcccgcagagggcgcagcgacgcgtcccgtcgcgtctagctctgcgtgccggcgttaatgagcgccaccgctcctccgcctccctccggcctataaaaagggcgcctctcatcgtccctctcacacacaaaccctagcgcctctctcccaaaccctagccgccaccatctctcaacaagactcgacgctatgtccggtagaggcggaggcggacctcgcggccgcggccgtggtcgtggtcgtggtcgtggccgcggcgcagctgaacgccgccgtcgccttccatgccgccgccttcatcatcgtcggagatggacgtggagccggacgtcctgttcgagttcgtccacgtcctcaagggcgacccgcgcggcatccggaggctgccggactccttcgccgagtacgtcggcggcgtacgcccgcgcacgatgcatctgcgggagcattcgtgcggctaccgccggtggatcgtcaaggcgatctacgacgcgcgcggcaagatgtacctcaacatcggctgggagaagttcgcgcgccaccacagcctccaagccggcttcatcctcgtgttctcctacttcggcaacagggacatgaaagtcaaggtcttcgacgagaggcgctgcctccgggactaccacgtcgacagggacgacgaaagcaccgacgaggaggacgactgaatgagtgttgtttcttcgcagcgaatacgtgcacggaggtttctgcctgttcgcctcatcggtagaaccaacaagggcaccatcctcccgctggattttccagtttaggtgactcaggtgtgccctcgagtgttctttcttagcagcgaacacacgaaaccttcgatgcacggcctagttaggtttagtttctttgcaatattttatatttgtgtccaccatggttcaaactatgtattagtttgtggaaaaccatgttccaaactgtgttttcgtgtaaaccacgttccaaattatgtattagtttgtggaaattgaaataaaaatgctagaaaaattattttaaatgtttgggggcggcgtttgggggacgcggctggggagcgacgtcccccaaacgcggcacgaacgaaacacgtcccccaaacgctcgatccggcgcggtttgggggacggtttgggggacgcggctggagatgctcttaggatttCAGATCCGCTGAGCTAGGGTGTTCGGTGCGGCTTCGCGCGCGTAGTTTTGATTAAGAGGTTATTTTGATTGTATAAATGCTGGATCGACAGTTTGACAAACAAACACAAGAAGATTTCCAAACGACCAAATAGCCGCACTCTCAGATCATGAATCCTGAACTGTTGATCCATAAGAACAAAAATAGCCTACGTCACCACATGTCAAAGCCCTTCCATACCGTAAAAGGAATCGTTCAGTTTATTTTTCATCAAGAGTAGAACGACACAAGAACAGGtgatgttttctcaaataaatgTGTATAGAATTACAAATAAGCAAAAAATACATAAATGAATACAAAGAACGAAATAATCTCAAATTATGGTCGttaacaaagaaaaaaaaaagatacttCAGAACTGAGCTTGAATGCGGTCTACAACCATCTTGTCCACCTGAAAGGCCTTGGCGAGGATATCGCCTGAGATGGCCGGCTCTGATCCAAACACGGCATTGCCTATGGTGATCACGCCGGGGTTCATGCTGCTGAGCGCCGCAAGGGCCA contains the following coding sequences:
- the LOC124646882 gene encoding zinc finger BED domain-containing protein RICESLEEPER 2-like, coding for MLKIDRAVSATAMEHDEHDSDDDVPPGLDSDGDASRFKKKRSKVWEEYTPIYINGVIQSAECRYCRTLMSCKGAEGRSNGTSHLWRHHKNCRAKGGVDPSELQDTDFPYGVNDIDPVNMVLPQSLDDINLVNISENSRYRSKVWMDFTPVYVEGRIQGADCVHCHKRFSAEGRSHLNRHTQSCSARVGTSANHQDSWFFSSSVQSRVKDELSPALTNGKVQIAEYASRLLKGNTSGHRNHQNQHILALPADSMTPTEPSNLSAHTRKLDQEASYQDLTRMIVMHGYPLSIVEHEEMKRFAKGLNPMFNMASSLDMEEYSTLLFQKEKSDLKEKIALSSQRVSLSASVWFPHGAEPTIKYLCLTAHFIDADWKLQRRIIKFGVFWSAPSNLERIIHHKEACVLECEIGACNVIWEAIRDWNLDRKLFCFASVSEIRNDESISKLKDMLMQRNSLPIRGQLYNIACVDDVLNSVILQGQQMLYLVGDLLERFIQACVSSSLTRQQLLEVVTHVGLKCPHEDSKWWHKIYFRLEVLLHYKKSFPSEELVSLDEMKIVEPICKILRVFYRVIEVISGSVCLTANMYFHEVWKVRTILQEEASTEHTDVASMVREMQEAFNEYWQNSYLWLSVPVVLDPRFKITFIEFRLKRAFGADAAKYVNDVTEITRELFHEYCTSMDQSNIQTSNCQAHDVEMYGFDSDSLEDWDQHLTAQTRSQLLSELDNYLEDGLVPRKDDFDILNWWMSHSSKYPTLSIMAQDVLAMPCSAVHCDAAFSSRGPVIHKQWSTLNIKTIEALVCTRDWIK